One Anabaena sphaerica FACHB-251 DNA window includes the following coding sequences:
- a CDS encoding ribbon-helix-helix domain-containing protein, whose product MTNINITLPESLQGFIEQQIAEGGYNSASEYLQHLIIQEARRKSKGSLERLLISEEEIESTLDELADDFAACVGANAPILSDYAVSRESIFEDHF is encoded by the coding sequence ATGACTAATATTAATATTACTCTACCTGAATCACTGCAAGGTTTTATTGAACAACAAATTGCTGAAGGTGGTTATAATTCAGCGAGTGAATATTTACAACATTTAATTATTCAAGAAGCAAGACGGAAAAGTAAAGGAAGTTTAGAGAGGTTGCTGATAAGTGAGGAAGAAATTGAATCTACTTTAGATGAATTAGCTGATGATTTTGCAGCGTGTGTTGGTGCAAATGCACCTATTTTGTCTGATTACGCTGTTAGTCGTGAAAGTATTTTTGAAGATCATTTTTAA
- a CDS encoding tetratricopeptide repeat protein, whose product MNSVPYISRKQAQDFLAKFGNALSYPDSSPLLFQIYGFGGVGKTTLTQKLKEKLNSEADFAEVSFGLTAGIETPIKLMEKLYESLPQSTSLLRKDVLDIRPFDFVTKPDPFILLYKQYQQTIYKLTTQPVEGKQVEPEQQNTVKDWFELGTITTLAVSTSFVAPATAPSIALKGIPKAMGMLSNASQSLKPTKEKIQKLLQQHPATKNDIELQELMLEPIPKLTQAFAQGLIQKTQRQRRSIVLLLDTYEKAPADIDTWLWQYLLEDTPLKSYPVRIMVAGRRSLLEKESWRKLQQDRNLIYEQRLDEFDKKQTQEYLKQIGITKPGDIQKIYKATKGLPYYLNWIRREKEAGREPDFSRGNQAIVELLLQGLSKKQKEIVQLAACCRWFDRPLIQYLMQRQGIDFETGANDSLNCFDWLNQCDFVEFVQGHYRLDDVARDVFRLSLYQEDRNQFRETHELLAKYFELLANQEVSADSPPPEKYENADWRKYTAEFLYHALFVRRDEGQRQFISHLFASRYLKQLEVVIIPFAAIFAEASVESYQLLPDQTEKFLKKIKLGFIFGWLMLAEDPAKYEIKYENGTGSSKEEIESAIKPCLDQVELLEDGLGKYAGLLYKTLRDRPSQRIDLLQKAKIQADIISSDSYPEFSSSLFFNIGKGLGNLDRHEEALISFDKALSIKNNDPDIWNNQGVALANLQRYEEALQSFDKALAIKNDDPDIWLKHGGALTLLDRYEEALNSFDIALSIKDDDPDLYYFYSVVLQDLHRYEEALISIDKALNIVPNQPSFLSSKGLILSLLGDYNEALINLNEALNLEPGEPVRWANKAIVLARAKRYQEAMDNCEKSLEINPEDESGYYAKSCCYALQEDIDLALENLQKAINIKSSVCRHEAKYNPDFDSIRNDERFQKLLQG is encoded by the coding sequence ATGAATTCTGTACCATATATCTCTCGCAAGCAAGCCCAGGACTTTCTAGCTAAATTTGGCAACGCTCTGTCATATCCAGATTCTAGCCCACTACTGTTTCAGATTTACGGGTTTGGGGGAGTTGGCAAAACTACCCTCACTCAAAAGCTTAAAGAAAAACTTAATTCAGAGGCTGACTTTGCAGAGGTATCATTTGGTCTGACAGCAGGTATTGAAACACCGATAAAGCTGATGGAAAAGCTGTATGAGTCATTACCACAATCCACCAGCTTGTTGCGAAAGGATGTTCTCGATATACGACCATTTGATTTTGTAACAAAACCTGACCCTTTTATATTGCTTTATAAGCAGTATCAGCAGACTATATACAAGCTAACAACTCAACCTGTTGAAGGAAAACAAGTTGAGCCAGAGCAGCAAAACACAGTCAAGGATTGGTTTGAACTGGGAACAATCACAACTTTGGCAGTAAGTACAAGTTTTGTAGCACCGGCAACCGCACCAAGTATAGCCCTTAAAGGCATTCCAAAAGCTATGGGAATGTTATCAAATGCCTCACAGTCACTCAAGCCGACAAAAGAGAAAATACAGAAACTACTGCAACAGCATCCAGCAACAAAAAATGATATAGAACTTCAAGAGTTAATGCTCGAACCTATACCCAAGTTAACTCAGGCATTTGCTCAAGGTTTGATTCAAAAAACTCAAAGGCAAAGACGTTCTATTGTCTTGCTTCTCGATACCTATGAAAAAGCTCCGGCAGATATTGACACTTGGTTATGGCAGTATTTGTTAGAGGATACTCCTTTGAAATCTTATCCTGTCCGAATTATGGTAGCAGGACGACGTTCTTTACTAGAAAAGGAAAGTTGGCGGAAGTTACAACAAGATCGAAATTTGATCTATGAACAGCGTTTAGATGAATTTGATAAAAAGCAGACTCAGGAATATCTCAAGCAAATTGGCATTACCAAACCTGGAGATATTCAAAAAATATATAAAGCAACGAAAGGCTTACCATATTATCTCAATTGGATTAGAAGAGAGAAAGAAGCAGGTAGAGAACCTGATTTTTCTCGTGGGAATCAAGCAATTGTTGAACTATTACTACAAGGGCTGAGTAAAAAGCAAAAAGAGATAGTGCAACTGGCGGCTTGTTGTCGTTGGTTTGATCGTCCATTAATTCAATACTTGATGCAAAGGCAAGGTATAGACTTTGAAACTGGTGCTAATGATAGTCTCAACTGTTTTGATTGGTTAAACCAATGTGATTTTGTTGAGTTTGTTCAAGGTCACTATCGGCTGGATGATGTAGCGCGAGATGTATTTCGTTTATCTCTTTATCAAGAAGATAGAAATCAATTTCGTGAAACTCATGAACTACTAGCAAAATATTTTGAGCTACTAGCAAATCAAGAAGTTTCTGCTGATAGTCCTCCACCAGAAAAATATGAGAATGCTGACTGGCGTAAATACACGGCTGAATTTCTCTATCACGCTCTGTTTGTAAGAAGAGATGAAGGTCAGCGTCAATTTATTTCTCATTTGTTTGCTTCGCGCTATCTTAAGCAACTGGAAGTTGTCATAATTCCTTTTGCGGCAATTTTCGCAGAAGCATCTGTTGAAAGTTACCAGCTTTTGCCAGATCAAACTGAAAAATTTTTGAAAAAAATAAAATTGGGTTTTATATTTGGTTGGTTAATGTTGGCAGAAGACCCAGCTAAGTATGAAATTAAATATGAGAATGGAACTGGATCATCTAAGGAAGAGATAGAATCAGCTATCAAACCATGTTTGGATCAGGTGGAGTTGTTAGAAGATGGATTGGGTAAATATGCAGGACTTTTATACAAAACCCTACGCGATCGCCCAAGTCAGCGAATAGATTTGCTGCAAAAAGCTAAAATACAAGCTGATATAATTTCCTCTGATAGTTATCCTGAATTCAGTAGCAGCCTGTTTTTTAATATCGGCAAAGGATTAGGAAACTTAGACCGTCACGAAGAGGCACTCATTAGTTTCGATAAAGCTTTGTCTATCAAAAATAATGATCCCGATATTTGGAATAACCAAGGTGTGGCACTAGCGAATTTACAAAGATATGAAGAGGCACTTCAGAGTTTTGATAAAGCCTTAGCTATTAAAAATGACGATCCTGATATTTGGTTAAAACATGGTGGTGCATTGACACTTTTGGATCGTTATGAAGAAGCACTCAATAGTTTCGATATAGCCTTGTCTATTAAAGATGATGACCCTGATTTGTATTACTTCTACAGTGTGGTTCTGCAAGATTTACATCGCTATGAAGAGGCATTAATTAGTATTGATAAAGCTTTAAATATTGTACCTAATCAACCCAGCTTTTTGAGTTCTAAAGGCTTAATTCTAAGTTTATTAGGTGACTATAATGAAGCACTAATAAATCTCAATGAAGCTTTAAATCTTGAACCAGGAGAACCAGTAAGATGGGCTAATAAAGCTATTGTATTGGCTCGCGCAAAACGCTATCAAGAAGCTATGGATAATTGCGAAAAATCCTTGGAAATAAATCCTGAAGATGAAAGTGGTTATTATGCTAAATCTTGCTGTTATGCCTTGCAAGAAGATATTGATTTAGCCCTTGAAAACCTGCAAAAAGCAATTAATATCAAGTCTTCAGTATGCCGACATGAAGCCAAATATAATCCTGATTTTGATAGCATCCGCAATGATGAACGGTTTCAAAAACTGCTGCAAGGATAA
- a CDS encoding type II toxin-antitoxin system VapC family toxin produces the protein MIAIDTNIIVRFLTQDDELQFQKSREILQNYDVFIADTVILETEWVLRFRYKFKPHDICKALRNLFGLPNVYLNNPILIAQVIEWHENGLDFADAFHLANSQNCSQFYTFDEKFVKRAKRLTQCDVKNPFD, from the coding sequence ATGATTGCGATTGATACCAATATAATTGTGAGATTTTTAACTCAAGATGATGAATTACAGTTTCAAAAAAGTAGGGAAATATTGCAAAATTATGATGTTTTTATTGCAGATACAGTCATCCTGGAAACTGAATGGGTGTTAAGGTTTAGATATAAGTTTAAACCTCATGATATATGTAAGGCTTTGAGAAATTTGTTTGGTTTACCTAATGTTTACCTAAATAATCCTATTTTAATTGCTCAAGTAATTGAATGGCATGAAAACGGTTTAGATTTTGCTGATGCTTTTCATTTAGCTAATAGTCAAAATTGTTCTCAGTTTTATACATTTGATGAAAAGTTTGTTAAAAGAGCAAAAAGGCTAACTCAGTGTGATGTTAAAAATCCTTTTGATTAG
- a CDS encoding AbrB/MazE/SpoVT family DNA-binding domain-containing protein — protein MEIIKLSPQGEVVIPQSLREAHHWDAGQEFIIIDMGNGILLQPKKPFAVTKLEDVAGCLKYDGEPATLEDMEDAIRQGVEEMWNDCD, from the coding sequence ATGGAAATTATAAAATTGTCTCCTCAAGGAGAGGTAGTTATTCCCCAATCTTTACGAGAAGCGCATCATTGGGATGCAGGTCAAGAATTTATTATTATTGATATGGGTAATGGGATTTTATTACAACCTAAAAAGCCTTTTGCAGTAACTAAGTTGGAGGATGTCGCAGGTTGTTTGAAATATGATGGTGAACCTGCAACGTTAGAAGATATGGAAGATGCTATTCGTCAAGGTGTTGAGGAAATGTGGAATGATTGCGATTGA
- a CDS encoding ferredoxin:protochlorophyllide reductase (ATP-dependent) subunit N, translated as MTVAKEPSALNFECETGNYHTFCPISCVAWLYQKIEDSFFLVIGTKTCGYFLQNAMGVMIFAEPRYAMAELEEGDISAQLNDYEELKRLCEQIKRDRNPSVIVWIGTCTTEIIKTDLEGLAPKLEADLGIPIVVARANGLDYAFTQGEDTVLAAMANRCPEKAPVSETEKGERNAIQKLMNFGKKKEDITQDESEYVDHPPLVLFGSLPDPVVTQLTLELKKQGVKVSGWLPAKRFTELPVLEEGYYVAGVNPFLSRTATTLMRRRKCKLIGAPFPIGPDGTRAWVEKICSVFGITPKGLDEREAQIWAGVEDYVKLIRGKSVFLMGDNLLEISMARFLIRCGMTVHEIGIPYMDKRYQAAELALLEKTCQEMGSPLPTIVEKPDNYNQVQRIYELKPDLVITGMAHANPLEARGINTKWSVEFTFAQIHGFGNVRDVLELVTRPLRRNNNLKDLGWDKLVREEAQV; from the coding sequence ATGACTGTTGCTAAAGAACCATCAGCTTTAAATTTTGAATGTGAAACTGGTAATTATCATACTTTTTGCCCCATTAGTTGTGTAGCTTGGTTATATCAAAAAATTGAAGATAGTTTCTTTTTAGTTATTGGTACAAAAACCTGCGGTTACTTCCTACAAAATGCCATGGGGGTGATGATTTTTGCTGAACCCCGCTATGCAATGGCTGAGTTAGAAGAAGGGGATATTTCCGCACAGTTAAATGATTATGAAGAATTGAAAAGATTGTGTGAGCAAATTAAACGCGATCGCAATCCTAGTGTAATTGTTTGGATAGGTACTTGTACCACCGAAATTATTAAAACTGACTTGGAAGGTTTAGCACCTAAGTTAGAAGCTGATTTAGGTATTCCTATTGTTGTCGCTCGTGCTAACGGCCTCGACTACGCATTTACCCAAGGAGAGGATACTGTATTAGCTGCTATGGCTAACCGTTGTCCTGAAAAAGCTCCGGTATCGGAAACCGAAAAAGGCGAGCGTAACGCCATTCAGAAGCTGATGAATTTCGGTAAGAAAAAAGAAGACATCACTCAAGATGAATCTGAGTATGTAGACCATCCACCTTTGGTTTTATTCGGTTCTTTACCTGATCCAGTAGTTACACAATTAACCTTAGAATTGAAGAAACAAGGTGTTAAAGTTTCTGGTTGGCTACCTGCAAAACGGTTTACAGAATTACCTGTTTTAGAAGAAGGTTATTATGTTGCTGGTGTTAATCCTTTCCTCAGTCGCACCGCTACAACTTTAATGCGTCGGCGCAAATGTAAATTAATTGGCGCACCATTTCCTATTGGTCCCGATGGAACTCGCGCATGGGTGGAAAAAATCTGTTCTGTCTTTGGAATTACACCCAAAGGTTTAGATGAAAGAGAAGCACAAATTTGGGCTGGTGTGGAAGATTACGTGAAATTAATTCGCGGTAAATCTGTGTTTTTAATGGGTGATAACCTGTTAGAAATTTCTATGGCGCGGTTTTTGATTCGCTGCGGTATGACTGTTCACGAAATCGGTATTCCTTACATGGATAAACGCTATCAAGCTGCTGAGTTGGCTTTGTTAGAAAAGACTTGTCAGGAAATGGGTTCACCTCTACCAACGATTGTAGAAAAGCCGGATAATTACAATCAAGTCCAACGTATTTATGAGTTAAAACCAGATTTGGTAATTACTGGTATGGCTCATGCTAACCCATTGGAAGCACGGGGTATTAATACTAAGTGGTCTGTGGAGTTTACGTTTGCACAGATTCATGGTTTTGGTAATGTGCGTGATGTTTTGGAGTTGGTAACTCGTCCTTTAAGAAGAAATAATAATTTGAAGGATTTGGGTTGGGATAAGTTGGTACGGGAGGAAGCGCAGGTTTAA
- a CDS encoding DUF5331 domain-containing protein: MAFFDSFTDSIKQKWLQFFQVNRDWITLQMAIESVYTPDGGKRPSSFLILGVVNALEPKLAQLMFPFAKLNPDADTLIEVLGLHFDPDITLGNRLSPTQEPAMYSRVSQEVTEDISEYQPSARADFSVVEEEIVVQEFTIDVTEQQWEEEDSLGSENAFDTISLSEESIAHEFPPAWEEEDSLGSENAFDTISLSEESIAHEFEPASDLETADELSGMSFESISLIEDNENLALEDLNLSDENGFDDLNQPDESEFRDVISDVWGDDTSLLQEGEENNSLLGEELPSEVFDESEMARLFPNN, translated from the coding sequence ATGGCCTTCTTTGATAGTTTTACGGATTCAATCAAACAAAAGTGGTTGCAGTTCTTTCAGGTGAATCGGGATTGGATTACCCTGCAAATGGCAATAGAATCGGTTTATACTCCCGATGGCGGGAAGCGTCCCTCTTCTTTCCTCATCCTGGGAGTAGTAAATGCCCTGGAACCCAAACTAGCCCAGTTGATGTTTCCATTTGCCAAATTAAATCCCGACGCTGATACTCTTATTGAAGTTCTTGGGTTGCACTTTGACCCAGATATTACCCTTGGTAATCGTTTGAGTCCTACACAAGAACCAGCAATGTACTCCCGTGTCTCCCAGGAGGTTACAGAAGACATTTCTGAATATCAACCATCAGCAAGGGCTGATTTCAGTGTTGTTGAGGAAGAAATCGTTGTTCAAGAGTTCACAATTGATGTAACTGAACAACAGTGGGAAGAAGAAGATTCGCTAGGAAGTGAAAATGCGTTTGATACGATTTCTTTATCTGAAGAATCTATCGCACATGAATTTCCACCTGCATGGGAAGAAGAAGATTCACTAGGAAGTGAAAATGCGTTTGATACGATTTCTTTATCTGAAGAATCTATCGCACACGAGTTTGAACCAGCTTCTGATTTAGAAACAGCGGATGAGTTGAGTGGGATGTCTTTTGAGTCCATCAGCTTGATAGAAGATAACGAAAATCTGGCTTTAGAAGATTTAAATTTATCTGATGAAAATGGATTTGATGATTTAAATCAACCAGATGAAAGTGAATTTCGTGACGTGATATCTGATGTCTGGGGAGATGACACATCTCTTTTGCAAGAGGGTGAAGAAAATAATAGCCTTTTAGGTGAAGAACTACCATCTGAGGTTTTTGATGAGTCAGAAATGGCTCGTCTCTTCCCCAACAATTAA
- the bchL gene encoding ferredoxin:protochlorophyllide reductase (ATP-dependent) iron-sulfur ATP-binding protein, translating to MKLAVYGKGGIGKSTTSCNISVALAKRGKKVLQIGCDPKHDSTFTLTGFLIPTIIDTLQEKDYHYEDVWPEDVIYKGYGGVDCVEAGGPPAGAGCGGYVVGETVKLLKELNAFDEYDVILFDVLGDVVCGGFAAPLNYADYCLIVTDNGFDALFAANRIAASVREKARTHPLRLAGLIGNRTAKRDLIEKYIEAVPMPVLEVLPLIEDIRVSRVKGKTLFEMAESDPSLDYVCDYYLSIADQILSRPEGVVPNDAPDRELFSLLSDFYLNPSKPQATNAEEELDLMIV from the coding sequence GTGAAACTAGCAGTTTACGGAAAAGGCGGAATCGGCAAATCTACCACCAGCTGTAATATCTCCGTCGCATTAGCCAAACGCGGTAAAAAAGTCCTGCAAATTGGCTGTGACCCCAAACACGACAGTACCTTTACACTTACCGGGTTTCTGATTCCCACCATTATCGACACCCTGCAAGAAAAGGACTATCACTACGAAGATGTTTGGCCTGAAGATGTAATTTACAAAGGCTATGGTGGCGTTGACTGCGTTGAAGCCGGTGGACCCCCAGCAGGTGCAGGATGTGGTGGCTATGTAGTAGGTGAAACAGTCAAACTCTTAAAAGAACTTAACGCTTTTGATGAATACGATGTAATTTTATTTGACGTTCTGGGTGACGTTGTGTGTGGTGGTTTTGCAGCACCTCTTAACTATGCTGATTACTGCCTGATTGTCACCGATAACGGCTTTGATGCTCTATTTGCTGCCAACCGTATTGCGGCTTCCGTCCGCGAGAAAGCACGGACTCACCCATTGCGTCTAGCTGGGTTAATCGGTAATCGCACGGCTAAACGCGACTTGATTGAGAAATATATAGAAGCCGTACCGATGCCTGTTTTGGAAGTATTACCTTTAATCGAAGATATACGTGTTTCCCGTGTGAAAGGCAAAACTCTGTTTGAAATGGCAGAGTCAGATCCTTCCCTGGACTACGTTTGCGACTATTACCTCAGCATTGCTGATCAAATCTTATCTCGTCCTGAAGGTGTCGTTCCTAACGATGCCCCTGATCGTGAACTTTTTTCGTTGTTGTCAGATTTTTATTTAAATCCGAGTAAACCACAGGCCACTAATGCAGAAGAGGAATTAGACTTGATGATTGTATAA
- a CDS encoding TIGR02450 family Trp-rich protein gives MPKKQKFPYLLGSKWTAQQKVDGWRHFQVINRKNQGKWVYAEMVAACDPNVRFWLNAKLLQDNSQWHAGWQSLQEINALEEN, from the coding sequence ATGCCTAAAAAACAAAAGTTTCCTTATTTACTGGGTTCCAAGTGGACAGCACAACAAAAAGTTGATGGTTGGCGACATTTTCAAGTAATTAACCGCAAAAATCAGGGTAAGTGGGTATACGCTGAAATGGTAGCTGCTTGTGATCCTAATGTGCGCTTTTGGCTGAATGCTAAATTATTACAAGATAATTCTCAGTGGCACGCTGGTTGGCAATCATTACAGGAAATTAACGCTCTTGAAGAAAATTAA
- a CDS encoding DUF6174 domain-containing protein, producing the protein MRLPIALGAILLAFLSLNTPVMSQSLVQVAQKPENNNSNLKRLEMNRQKWDLQRIDNYRYTLSNHCFCPSEVRGPVIIEVRNGVTISIKNAETGQPVNSQPLQEYSTIPKLFDLIQNAINSGESVLSVKYDRKLGYPTEMTIGDIRVDAGIITTVSNLQEI; encoded by the coding sequence ATGCGCTTACCTATTGCTCTTGGTGCAATTTTATTAGCATTTCTCAGCTTGAATACACCAGTAATGTCTCAGTCTCTTGTACAAGTAGCACAAAAACCAGAGAATAACAACTCAAACTTAAAACGGTTAGAAATGAATCGCCAAAAGTGGGATCTACAAAGAATTGACAACTACAGATATACATTGAGCAATCATTGTTTTTGTCCTTCAGAAGTAAGAGGTCCAGTAATTATTGAAGTACGTAACGGTGTGACAATTTCTATCAAAAATGCAGAAACTGGCCAGCCAGTCAATTCACAACCATTACAAGAATACAGTACAATTCCCAAACTTTTTGATTTGATTCAGAATGCGATTAACAGTGGAGAATCAGTGTTGAGTGTAAAATACGACAGAAAACTGGGTTATCCAACGGAAATGACAATTGGTGATATAAGGGTGGATGCAGGGATAATCACCACAGTTTCAAATTTGCAAGAGATTTGA
- the clpB gene encoding ATP-dependent chaperone ClpB — MQPTNPNQFTEKAWEAIAHTPDIAKQYQQQQLESEHLMKALLEQDGLGNAIFTKAGANLQKLRDYTDQFILRQPKVSGSSSSVYLGRSLDTLLDRTEKYRQEFKDEYISVEHILLGYAKDDRFGKSLLQEFGLDEGKLKSIIKQIRGSQKVTDQSPEGKYQSLEKYGRDLTEAARQGQLDPVIGRDDEIRRTIQILSRRTKNNPVLIGEPGVGKTAIAEGLAQRIVAGDVPQSLKDRKLISLDMGALIAGAKFRGEFEERLKAVLKEVTESGGNIVLFIDEIHTVVGAGATQGAMDAGNLLKPMLARGELRCIGATTLDEYRKYLEKDAALERRFQQVYVDQPNVEDTISILRGLKERYEVHHGVKISDSSLVAAATLSSRYISDRFLPDKAIDLVDEAAARLKMEITSKPEELDEIDRKILQLEMEKLSLQKESDLASRERLERLEKELADLKEEQRALSIQWQSEKDIITKIQSIKEEIDRVNLEIQQAERNYDLNRAAELKYGKLIELHRQLEVVESELANAQGTGKSLLREEVTEADIAEIISKWTGIPISKLVESEKEKLLHLEDELHNRVVGQAEAVTAVADAIQRSRAGLADPNRPIASFIFLGPTGVGKTELAKALAAYMFDTEESLVRIDMSEYMEKHTVSRLIGAPPGYVGYEEGGQLTEAIRRRPYAVILFDEIEKAHPDVFNIFLQILDDGRVTDSQGRTVDFKNTIIIMTSNIGSQYILDVAGDDSRYDEMRHRVMETMRNSFRPEFLNRVDEIIIFHSLQKSELRQIVQFQVDRLRQRLSDRKMSLRLSGAALDFLAEVGHDPVFGARPLKRAIQRELETQIAKSILRGEFNDGDTIFVDVQNERLAFSRLPVEVFTS, encoded by the coding sequence ATGCAACCGACTAATCCTAACCAATTTACAGAAAAAGCCTGGGAAGCGATCGCTCATACACCAGATATCGCTAAACAGTACCAGCAACAGCAGTTAGAAAGCGAACATTTAATGAAAGCACTGCTAGAACAAGATGGATTAGGCAATGCTATTTTTACTAAAGCAGGTGCGAATCTACAAAAACTCAGGGATTACACTGACCAATTTATCTTGCGTCAGCCAAAAGTATCAGGAAGTAGCAGTTCAGTATATTTAGGACGCAGCTTAGATACATTATTAGATCGGACGGAAAAGTATCGGCAAGAATTTAAAGATGAATATATTTCAGTTGAACACATATTGCTAGGATACGCTAAAGATGACCGTTTTGGTAAAAGTCTACTTCAAGAATTTGGTTTAGACGAAGGCAAATTAAAGAGTATTATTAAACAAATTCGCGGGAGTCAAAAAGTGACAGACCAAAGTCCAGAAGGGAAATATCAATCCTTGGAAAAATACGGACGTGATTTAACAGAAGCAGCACGTCAAGGACAATTAGATCCCGTAATTGGTCGGGATGATGAGATTAGGAGAACAATACAAATTCTTTCTCGCCGTACCAAAAATAATCCTGTATTAATTGGTGAACCGGGAGTTGGTAAAACCGCAATTGCTGAAGGTTTAGCACAGCGGATAGTTGCCGGAGACGTTCCTCAGTCTCTCAAAGATAGAAAACTCATTTCTTTGGATATGGGGGCGTTAATCGCTGGGGCAAAATTCCGGGGAGAATTTGAAGAACGCCTGAAAGCAGTATTAAAAGAAGTCACTGAATCTGGCGGGAATATTGTATTATTTATTGATGAAATTCATACCGTTGTCGGTGCAGGTGCAACTCAAGGGGCTATGGATGCTGGGAATTTATTAAAACCGATGTTAGCCAGGGGTGAGTTGCGTTGTATTGGGGCGACAACTTTGGATGAATATCGGAAGTATCTGGAAAAAGATGCTGCTTTAGAAAGACGCTTCCAGCAAGTGTATGTAGACCAGCCCAATGTTGAAGATACGATTTCGATTTTACGGGGATTGAAAGAACGCTATGAAGTTCATCACGGGGTGAAAATTTCTGATAGTTCTTTAGTTGCTGCTGCTACTTTATCTAGTCGTTATATTAGCGATCGCTTTCTCCCAGATAAAGCTATTGACTTAGTAGATGAAGCCGCAGCCAGATTGAAAATGGAAATTACCTCCAAACCCGAAGAATTAGATGAAATTGATCGGAAAATTCTCCAACTAGAAATGGAGAAACTTTCTTTACAAAAAGAAAGTGATTTGGCTTCCCGCGAACGTTTAGAGAGACTAGAAAAAGAACTAGCTGATCTCAAAGAAGAACAACGCGCACTTAGCATTCAATGGCAATCTGAAAAAGATATCATCACCAAAATTCAATCTATCAAAGAAGAAATTGATCGAGTCAACTTAGAAATTCAGCAAGCAGAAAGAAACTACGATCTCAACCGTGCTGCTGAACTGAAATACGGTAAATTAATAGAGTTGCATCGGCAATTAGAAGTCGTAGAAAGCGAACTTGCCAACGCTCAAGGAACGGGTAAATCCTTATTGAGGGAAGAAGTCACCGAAGCCGATATTGCGGAAATAATTTCTAAATGGACAGGAATTCCCATCAGCAAACTGGTGGAATCGGAAAAAGAAAAATTACTGCATTTAGAAGATGAACTGCACAACCGTGTCGTCGGCCAAGCCGAAGCCGTGACAGCAGTAGCCGATGCCATTCAACGTTCTCGCGCTGGACTTGCTGACCCAAATCGTCCCATTGCTAGTTTTATTTTCCTCGGACCAACAGGTGTAGGTAAAACCGAATTAGCCAAAGCTTTAGCCGCATATATGTTTGACACGGAAGAATCTTTGGTACGGATTGATATGTCAGAATATATGGAGAAACACACCGTTTCTCGACTAATTGGCGCACCTCCTGGATATGTGGGTTATGAAGAAGGGGGACAATTAACTGAAGCTATTCGTCGTCGTCCTTATGCGGTAATTTTATTCGACGAAATTGAAAAGGCACATCCCGACGTATTTAATATTTTCCTGCAAATTCTCGATGATGGTCGTGTCACCGATTCCCAAGGTCGAACCGTGGATTTTAAAAATACCATTATCATCATGACCAGTAACATCGGTTCTCAATATATTCTGGATGTCGCTGGTGATGATTCTCGGTATGATGAAATGCGTCATCGGGTGATGGAAACAATGCGAAATAGTTTCCGTCCTGAGTTTTTAAACCGTGTTGATGAAATTATCATTTTCCACAGTTTGCAGAAATCAGAATTACGGCAAATCGTGCAGTTCCAAGTAGATAGACTCAGACAAAGATTGAGTGACAGAAAAATGTCTCTGCGACTTTCTGGTGCTGCTCTTGACTTTTTAGCAGAAGTAGGTCATGACCCTGTGTTTGGTGCTAGACCATTAAAACGAGCAATTCAGAGGGAGTTAGAAACCCAAATTGCTAAATCTATTTTACGTGGTGAATTTAACGATGGTGATACAATCTTTGTCGATGTCCAAAATGAGCGTCTGGCCTTTAGTCGTTTACCTGTAGAAGTATTTACCAGTTAA
- a CDS encoding Nif11-like leader peptide family natural product precursor — MSLEQVEIFYEMLSSEPAIYEGYLNQCCQRGVFDSYHWDKTKIVNFAATLGYSFTEGELEELWFASEPIRFSRNIDTPRPKGRGIGSIPNM, encoded by the coding sequence ATGTCCTTAGAACAAGTTGAAATTTTTTATGAAATGTTGAGTTCAGAACCAGCTATATATGAAGGATACTTAAATCAATGTTGTCAACGAGGAGTTTTTGACAGTTATCACTGGGATAAAACAAAAATTGTGAATTTTGCTGCTACTCTTGGCTATAGCTTTACTGAAGGTGAATTAGAGGAATTATGGTTTGCTAGTGAACCTATAAGATTTAGTCGTAATATTGACACTCCCCGACCCAAAGGTAGGGGAATTGGGAGCATCCCAAATATGTAA